The genomic DNA atgacaagcaacacatggtgaaattcccttttctagaCAGCCATTAAGGGGACATGAACCCTCTCCAGTTTCCATGCTGGGAACCCTACTTACTAGACAATATGAAAAGCCTCTAACAAAAAACTGAATCCTCTCAGGTTaacatttcaatttattttaacaGCCTCTGGAgactttcaataccatcaacatCATTTTGTTGCGGCCATCTTGGAAAATACTTGCTCCTCCCATCTGCCAGacaggagaacaacaacaacaacattcccaaTAATCTCCTCTCACCCGGTCATTCTCTCTGTCAACCTCTCGTTGCCTCAGGAGGAACTCCTCTGCCAGAGCTACGGCCTGGGAGCAGGTCTCTGGGCCATGTTCCCTCACCCAACTCTGATGTCCAGTGGAAGGACAGTGAGGAATCGCTCCAGAATCAGCAGCTCCAGAATTTCTCCTTTGTGTGCCTCTCAACCTTCAGCCACTGGTGGCAAAGCTCCTGGAGCTGGCCGTAAAGCCCTCTCGGACCCTCAGCTTCATGGTAACGAAAATGTCGAAAGTGTCGACGCCAGCGCTCCCGTGTGAGAGTGTCCCATTGGAGGATGATGGCTTTCACTTTCCCATAATCTTCTCTGTCACCAGCTTCCAGGCTGCTAAAGGCCTGTTCGGCTTCTCCGTTGAGGGCTGGCCAAAGTCGGGTCATCCACTCCTCCTTGGGCCACTGGTAAGCTTTGGCCACTTGCTCAAAGGAGATCAGGAAGGCAGTAGCATTATCCCATGGGTTGTGCTCTTCTAGAGGCTGTGGTGGTCCCCAGCTGGAATGAGGAGGCTCCGCTTTCCTTAGAAACTCCTGCCACTGGGCTTCCCAACCACAGGCCAAGCTCTCTTCAGGTTCCTGCTTCACCTGAGGTAGAATTGCTCTTCTGAGGGGTCCCACAATTCTCCCAGAATACATTGCTTCAGGGGATTTACTCCCTCTCCCCAAGTCCATGTTGGTTGGTTTGTGGCTAATcctgaaagaaaaatgtaggcaTGAGATTCTTACATGACTTTTCCTCCCCTGTCTGATCTTTTAACATATTGTGCcagatgaagaaaccagtggagcttcaataGCTTGCATGATGTAATTTCAGCATTTCAGCTAGCCAATAAAGATAtcgctcttttgtggattttgtagtATATTGCCTGTCCTTGATTTTAGAAGCCCAATAGAGGTGTGAAGTTCCCCTgcagatattttttttcctgggaaaTATTTGATGATAAATTTCATTAACCTATCCGTGGAAAGAACcaatgtggggtagtggtttaagtgttggactatgacagtggaggctagggttcaaatccctgccatggaaactcactgggtaaccttgggcaagtcatactctctcaggctgcagaattaatgcagtttgacacaacgttaggtgccatggctcaatggtatggaattttggaacttgtagttttgtgagatatttagccttctctgtcaaagagctgtggtgccacaacaaactacaaaacccaggattcaataggataaagccatggcagtgaaagcaatgtcaaactgcactatttcttcagtgtagatgcagcctcaggttCAGAGGTAAAACACCCTCCTCccaaataaatcatgccaagaaaaccctgtgataggcttgccttatggttgccataagtcagaaaggacttgaaggcgcacaaccccccccccaaaaaaaaccccacaaggaTTACACTGGGAATGACCCACCTCCCAATGACCAtgagtatatccacactgcagagttaaggcagattaacaccactttaactgccatggctcactgctatgtagttctgaatttgtagttttgtgagatatttagcctttctctTTCACAGTACTCTGGTActacttgttgctgttgtgtggcttcaagttgtttctgactcatgatgaccctaaggtgaacctatcatggggttttcttagtagcatttattcagaggaggcttgccattgccttcccctgaggctgagagagtgtaacttgcccaagatcacccagtgggttttcatggctgagcagggaatcaaaccttggtttccagagtcgtacgtagtccaacactcaaaccattatgctacactagctctggtaccataacaaactacaaatcactggACTCaacaggatggagctgtgacagttaaagcagcgtcaaactgcaaggcagaaatacagcagtttgacacagctttgaCTGTTatgattccatcctatagaatcctgggattagttgTTTGGTGGGGCATGTAACcttttctggtccaaaacacacacactgcagaaaaaatccagtctggaactgctttcactgtcctggctcagtgttagggaattctgggaactgtagttctgtgagccttctctgtcaaagagctctagggccacaataaagtacaattcccaggattccctagtactgagccagggcagttaaagcggtctcaaagtggactaTTGCTGCAGgttgttttggacctcaatctgcatctgcactgcagaaataacccagttcgacACCAGTTTAACTAGCACAGCTCCAGCCTCTgcgatcctgggaactgtagtttgttttggcatgtTGCTCTGTAACAGAGGCGGTTAGTGTCTCAGATACCTACAAATCCCCGAATCCCATAGcgttgagctgtggcagttaaagctgtagcaaactggattatttctgcagtgtgttggggggggggggtttgataacaaactacagatcccaagagtctataggatggagccatggcagttgaagaggTGCATTAATACCAAAACATTACATGGCTGTAGTGTAGTGGCTGCCAGGCACACCTGGGTTTGAATCATGCCAAATCCtcacctccttttcctcccaggaTCTTTCAGGGGGGAAGTGCCTTCCACGGGGCCTCTCTTGCGTGTCATCCTCTGTTCAGACGTGCAGCATCTTCCTTGCAGGCTGAACACGGGTGTCCAAATCCTGCTCTTCAAAACCTTAAGGACCCTGGAAAATAATGACAAGGGATGAAAAGAAGGCTTTTTAAACCCCTCTGCTGCTATTAATGGCAAtcatattgtaatgttttattgatatgtttcttggctctcctctctctttcctcagcCAAAAAGCACCCCCTAATTCTCCACCCTCTTATTATTTCCTATATGTCTGaacccttttttaaaacttaatttaatGTTAATTAATAGCCTGCTTTGCTATGAGTTTAAAACCCCAcatgccccctcccctcccctcccctcccctccctcttctcctttgCAAGAGCCAGAGAAATTGCCAAGGGATGACTTGGTTTGGGGCGCCAGGTCGGCTTCGCAAAGGATCGTGGGAGTTGGAGTCCCTCGGCGCCTTGGAGCTCGCAGAGCCCAGTGGATGGAAGACTACAGTTCCCGACAGGCCCCTGGAAGCCCTGAGGCGCGCGAGAGCGAGCGAAGAGCCCGAATAGGCCAAGGACTAGAGAGGGTTACCTcaggactgaggaggaggaggagggcgaaaTGTGGCCCTCAAGAGCCACACTGAGGGCCCCAAGAGAGTCTGTGTGGGGCcctaggaagggaaggaaggaaaggaaaggaaggaaggaaatttaaGTAGGAAAGGGTggatggaagggaagggatggaaaggaagaaaaaaaggaaggaaggaaaggggaaggaagaaagggaagagaatgaAGGGAACGAAAGTAGGGAAGGGTGGATggaagaaaaggaatggaaagaaagaaaaggaaggaaaggaatgaagaaatggaaggaaaggggaaagaaatgaaagaaaataaagggaagaaaagggaaagggaacgaaggaaaggaaagaaggaagaaaaaggaagggagagggatctgaaggaaggaagagaaaaaaggaaaaggagaaagaaagaatttccTTTTCCATTCACCTTTTCcctatgtaaagggatcttgcagcacctttgaggcctaggtcccaaacacactgcagaaataatccagtttgagactgttttgactgccctggctcaatgctgggggattctgggaactagttttgtgagacgttcagcattctcttgtcagagagctctggtgccagaataaactacaatttccagaatcccctagcactgaattaaagcggtctcaaaactggattatttctgcaatgtgttttgggcctcagtcAGGGTGCATCCgaattgcagaaataacccagtttgacaccacttttaactgctccagctccatcctctggaatcctggcaaatgtaatttgttgtggccccagaggtctctaacagagaaggttaagtgtctcacagaactacaaaacccaatagcatggagtcatggcagttaaaagagtgtcaaacggcattaattctgcagtgctgatgcagccttagagaatgtgacttgccaaaaggcATCCGGTAGATACATCGGTTAAATGCTGGAGAGGCTGTAATGGTAAAGGGACTTACATCTATGTGCACCAATTTTGGCTAGTTGTTACCTCTCTAATTTTGGGTATTACGAAACCCAAAAGCATTGTATTATACCCTTCACTGGTATTGTTTTCAATATTCATGAGTAagaacaaagtttttttttacagCATAAATCACTATAATCTGTTTCCTGATTGCTACAACTAGATTGGCAATCCCTAAAAACTGAAGATGTGAAACTTCTTTTTAGAGGAATGGTGGCGTCAGGTCTGAGACATTTTTGCTGACGGAAAAGATATCTGCAGCCTCAAAACTTAGCTACCTTATTCAAACACAAAGACCCTTTATGAAGACATGGTTCCTCTTTAGTGGCTATATAAACGATAACATCCAACAACTAGGACCGCCGTCTTGTCATTGGAATTTCTGGAATGgcatcatttctttttcattttttattaaaaataaatgtattcaaATTTTGacacataaatataaacaaactCTTACCCcttcctccctttaaaaaaaaaagacttcctgCTTGCTCTTTATTTGGGTTCTTGCATAATAAAATTTACCTCACCCTTTCAATTTCTGGAATGACGTTgtcttgtgagccactttgggttcctttctgggagaaaagcagcataaaaatgaaataaataataataattttaaaggatgCAAGATAGTATTGTAAAAGAGGATGATGAATGACCACTTCCCAGCCATCCTGTAGCCAAGAGTCTCTCCAGGGGAATTTTATTTAGCTCAATTTATTGGGTCGGCTACAAGGACCCTCGGGACCGTTTCCCTGATGTATACTGAGATCAAAGGGTACCAAGGAATATTGTAGAGGCAGAATTTTCTGAATGAAGTGCGTCTCTTATTAAAGGAGGAAATCACACAACGGTTCACATTCACTCACATGTACATGccaggactaaggaaatcagAAGTTGACTTGGAATAGCTTGAGGCTGAACTAATGGTGATACTTACACAAGACAAAGATTAACTCCAGATCCAATTATGTGAGGAGGAGGATGTTGGATATGGCTGTTCAGGGAGTAGGAGGGAGAATGGATGTACCGGGGCCAGTCCCTTATGAAAAATTGAAaagcaaggtttgatatttgaaatttatcctttttttgaacattttcaaactgtggatgcttgaatctgtgtataaaacatccgtgtataagaagggccaactgtataacactGAACTATATCTACATTTGTTAATTTGGCAGCATTGTATTTACTTTTACACTGATGACTAAAAAAAGGTAGAGGGTTCACTAATGTCATGTCTGTGTTCATacataggggcttgacagaccacccctttcctagctggatcagggacGCGGCAACTTCATGCCATGAccccgatccagccttttgagggtcccatagccacagcagtgtggctatatggtgctcctttggcgctgtgttgtatggacacagcaccagaggtgtGACCTGATGCCATGCGCTGTGTGGATTCCTTTGGGGTGTTGGGTATGAATCCACACATCTCTGGGTACACTTTATCAGAACATTTTAGTCTCTCTGGGCACACAATCTGAGACCTTCAAGTAGTAGTTCTGGAACAAAAATGATTGCAATGGAAGAGTGGAAAAACAACTAAACTGGGAAGTGTTCAATCCATGAGTCAAAATACAAAGAGAAACAATGGTTTCTTGGTGCACTACATGTATTAGTTCTCATTACTGTGTAGTATGTAACAAAAGGTTGCCAACCGAAAAATATATCAATGGAACTAAATCTTAGGCAAACTGAATGGATTGCTTTGCACACCTTGTGACTGA from Sceloporus undulatus isolate JIND9_A2432 ecotype Alabama chromosome 2, SceUnd_v1.1, whole genome shotgun sequence includes the following:
- the LOC121921990 gene encoding LOW QUALITY PROTEIN: zinc finger protein 500-like (The sequence of the model RefSeq protein was modified relative to this genomic sequence to represent the inferred CDS: inserted 2 bases in 2 codons), which produces MTRKRGPVEGTSPLKDPGRKRRISHKPTNMDLGRGSKSPEAMYSGRIVGPLRRAILPQVKQEPEESLACGWEAQWQEFLRKAEPPHSSWGPPQPLEEHNPWDNATAFLISFEQVAKAYQWPKEEWMTRLWPALNGEAEQAFSSLEAGDREDYGKVKAIILQWDTLTRERWRRHFRHFRYHEAEGPRGLYGQLQELCHQWLKVERHTKEXILELLILERFLTVLPLDIXSWVREHGPETCSQAVALAEEFLLRQREVDRENDRIAFEEDAASSSEAGQALPDIEQKQFHIETKQEEAKNEDDIEDGRSLLGKG